The proteins below come from a single Carnobacterium divergens DSM 20623 genomic window:
- a CDS encoding acetyl-CoA C-acetyltransferase: MKEVVIVSAVRTPLGRFGGSLKDISAVELGKIVVEDALKRADIETSDIQQVIFGNVLQAGLGQNPARQIAIHAGIPFEVPAMTINEVCGSGLKAVMLGRQAIQLGEAEVVVVGGTENMSQAPFLMEHHRFGHKFGNDQVVDSMINDGLSDAFGQYHMGITAENVAEQFQVSRKEQDAFAYHSQMKAKQAEEQGFFQEEIVPVLLKNGTLMEKDETIRYDTSMEKLERLKPAFKKDGTVTAGNASGINDGASALVLMSKERAEAKGIPYLATIKATAEIGIDPAIMGYAPYYAVKEAVKKSDYSLSEIDLFQLNEAFASQSVAVVKDLKIDPAKTNIYGGAIALGHPIGASGARVLTTLLYELKQTKQQTGVASLCIGGGLGVAMVVERH; the protein is encoded by the coding sequence ATGAAAGAAGTTGTAATTGTAAGTGCAGTTCGAACACCACTTGGAAGATTTGGTGGCAGTTTAAAAGATATTTCAGCTGTTGAACTAGGCAAAATTGTTGTAGAAGATGCATTAAAGAGAGCCGATATAGAGACATCAGATATTCAACAAGTTATTTTTGGAAATGTGCTGCAAGCAGGTCTAGGGCAAAATCCAGCTAGACAAATTGCTATCCATGCAGGCATTCCTTTTGAAGTTCCTGCAATGACAATTAATGAAGTGTGCGGTTCCGGTTTAAAAGCAGTGATGTTAGGCAGACAAGCGATTCAACTTGGCGAAGCAGAAGTCGTTGTGGTTGGCGGAACTGAAAATATGTCACAGGCACCATTTTTAATGGAGCATCATCGCTTTGGTCACAAATTTGGCAACGATCAAGTGGTTGACAGTATGATTAATGATGGATTATCTGACGCCTTTGGTCAGTACCACATGGGAATTACTGCAGAAAATGTAGCTGAACAATTTCAAGTTAGCCGTAAGGAACAAGATGCTTTTGCTTATCACTCACAAATGAAAGCTAAACAAGCAGAAGAACAAGGTTTCTTTCAAGAAGAAATAGTTCCCGTTTTACTAAAAAATGGCACTTTAATGGAAAAAGATGAAACGATTCGTTATGATACATCAATGGAAAAATTAGAACGTTTGAAGCCCGCCTTTAAAAAAGACGGCACCGTCACAGCTGGAAATGCTTCTGGAATCAATGACGGTGCTTCGGCATTAGTGTTAATGTCCAAAGAACGAGCAGAAGCGAAAGGAATTCCTTATTTAGCAACCATCAAAGCAACCGCTGAAATTGGAATTGATCCTGCGATTATGGGATACGCTCCCTATTATGCAGTCAAAGAAGCTGTTAAAAAAAGCGACTATAGCTTATCAGAAATTGATTTATTCCAATTGAATGAAGCATTCGCCTCACAATCAGTAGCTGTTGTAAAAGATTTAAAAATTGATCCAGCAAAAACCAATATATACGGTGGAGCAATCGCCTTAGGGCATCCAATTGGCGCATCAGGTGCGCGAGTATTGACGACCTTACTATACGAATTGAAACAAACGAAGCAACAAACAGGTGTGGCATCATTATGTATTGGTGGCGGATTAGGCGTTGCCATGGTTGTTGAACGTCACTAA
- a CDS encoding hydroxymethylglutaryl-CoA reductase, degradative encodes MDSTISKFYQKSRQERIKLLAEKGFLTEQGEQLLMDEQLLDATIADNMIENQLSQFPLPIGVALNFLVNQKDVIVPMVTEEPSVIAASSNGAKMIRSGGGFTTEIHERAMIGQLIFKDVPDIEAAAKMIQDKESDIIEIASRAHPSIVKRGGGVKRVETRIITNEERAPEYLTVHLIVDVQEAMGANTINTILEATAEPITNWIKGSTLMQILSNYGDASLVTAKCEIPVTVLATQEYSGAEVANRISEATHYAHLDPYRAATHNKGIMNGIDAVVMASGNDTRAIEAGAHAYASRTGRYKGMSNWFVNEAGNLVGELTLPMPVGTVGGAISVLPLVKANQELLQIHQATELASIIVSVGLAQNLSALKALVTEGIQRGHMSLQAKALAIHAGATGDEIEQVVAELRKAPQMNLATAQAILKKIN; translated from the coding sequence ATGGATTCAACTATTTCAAAATTTTATCAAAAAAGCCGCCAAGAGCGAATTAAACTATTAGCTGAAAAAGGATTTTTAACCGAACAAGGGGAACAATTATTAATGGATGAACAGCTATTAGATGCAACAATTGCAGACAATATGATTGAAAATCAACTAAGCCAATTTCCATTGCCAATAGGTGTGGCACTAAATTTTTTAGTGAATCAGAAAGATGTGATTGTGCCGATGGTGACAGAAGAACCTTCTGTGATTGCAGCAAGTAGCAATGGGGCAAAAATGATTCGAAGTGGCGGTGGATTTACAACTGAAATTCACGAACGTGCGATGATTGGACAATTGATTTTTAAAGACGTTCCAGATATCGAAGCAGCTGCAAAAATGATTCAAGATAAAGAAAGTGACATCATAGAAATCGCATCCCGTGCACATCCTTCTATAGTTAAAAGAGGAGGAGGCGTGAAGCGAGTTGAAACAAGAATCATTACAAATGAAGAGCGGGCACCTGAATATTTAACCGTTCACCTAATTGTAGATGTTCAAGAAGCCATGGGAGCCAATACAATCAATACAATTTTAGAAGCAACAGCTGAACCGATAACCAATTGGATTAAAGGAAGCACCTTGATGCAAATTCTAAGCAACTATGGCGATGCTTCTTTGGTTACGGCTAAATGTGAGATACCAGTAACGGTTCTAGCAACTCAGGAATACAGTGGAGCAGAAGTTGCCAATCGAATTTCAGAAGCAACCCATTATGCTCACTTGGATCCTTACCGAGCAGCAACTCATAATAAAGGCATCATGAATGGGATTGACGCAGTAGTGATGGCATCTGGGAATGACACAAGAGCGATTGAAGCAGGTGCTCATGCTTATGCGAGTCGAACAGGGCGTTATAAAGGGATGTCCAATTGGTTTGTGAATGAAGCTGGAAATTTAGTAGGAGAATTGACATTGCCAATGCCAGTGGGAACCGTTGGTGGCGCTATTAGTGTCTTGCCACTTGTGAAAGCAAATCAAGAATTATTGCAAATTCATCAAGCGACAGAGCTTGCAAGCATTATTGTTTCAGTTGGATTAGCGCAAAATTTATCAGCATTAAAAGCGTTAGTAACAGAAGGAATCCAAAGAGGACATATGTCACTACAAGCAAAGGCACTGGCAATCCACGCAGGCGCAACTGGTGATGAAATCGAACAAGTAGTAGCAGAATTACGGAAAGCACCTCAAATGAACCTAGCTACTGCACAAGCTATCTTAAAAAAAATAAACTAA